A genome region from Arachis duranensis cultivar V14167 chromosome 6, aradu.V14167.gnm2.J7QH, whole genome shotgun sequence includes the following:
- the LOC107494565 gene encoding uncharacterized protein LOC107494565 translates to MDAASTLVSCRIDSFPRRRSLSHHHHSPSWSSKLRPLRLHSNRVFVVSAEAKQNITAQSTTINDSSSRSPPLSSAVNGSSSRFTSTGSTVNGGSKRIGDVSKEIKRMRAQMEEDEQLATLMRGLRGQNLKDSLFAADDVELRLVEVDESSEFLPLVYDPPSISAYWGKRPRAVATRIVQLLSVAGGFLSRIASDVIKKKVKENEVARAIELREIVTSLGPAYIKLGQALSIRPDILSPVAMTELQKLCDKVPSFPDDIAMALIEEELGQPWQNIYSELSTSPIAAASLGQVYKGRLKENGDLVAVKVQRPFVLETVTIDLFIIRKLGLALRKFPQVSIDVVGLVDEWAARFFEELDYVNEGENGNRFAEMMRKDLPQVVIPRTYNKYTSRRVLTTEWIDGEKLSQSTESDVGELVNVGVICYLKQLLDTGFFHADPHPGNLIRTPDGKLAILDFGLVTKLTDDQKYGMIEAISHLIHRDYPAIVKDFVKLGFIPDGVNLEPILPVLAKVFDQALEGGGAKNINFQELASDLAQITFDYPFRIPPYFALIIRAIGVLEGIALVGNSDFAIVDEAYPYIAQRLLTDESPRLRNALRYTIYGKSGVFDAERFIDVMQAFENFITAAKSGGGESLNGEMAELGVLTSQSQFLLPGFQSAIPQSQQPLQTRAALAFLLSDRGNFFREFLLDEIVKGIDALTREQLVRIISPLGFQNAAPVFSMVPTIGPFKTTALIPTITEEDEVILNNVQKVVEFLTAGSSLSRTSGQVLNVPQIIQDLLPVLPGISAKVLPEIVSRLSSRVLARVIRDSFL, encoded by the exons ATGGACGCCGCATCGACGCTCGTCTCCTGCCGAATCGATTCCTTCCCTCGCCGTCGCTCACTCTCACACCACCACCATTCGCCATCATGGAGCAGTAAGCTCCGTCCGCTTCGCCTCCACTCCAACCGTGTTTTCGTCGTCTCCGCGGAGGCTAAACAGAATATAACCGCTCAATCAACCACCATCAACGATTCGTCGTCCAGGTCTCCTCCACTGAGCAGTGCAGTCAATGGTTCGTCATCTAGGTTTACTTCGACTGGCAGCACCGTCAACGGCGGATCAAAG AGAATTGGAGATGTTTCAAAGGAGATAAAGCGAATGAGAGCACAAATGGAAGAAGACGAACAGTTAGCGACTCTGATGAGAGGCCTTCGTGGACAGAACCTGAAGGACTCGTTGTTTGCTGCGGATGATGTTGAGCTACGTCTTGTTGAG GTGGATGAAAGTAGTGAGTTTTTGCCTTTAGTGTATGATCCCCCAAGTATTTCTGCATATTGGGGAAAACGTCCACGTGCTGTTGCTACGCGCATTGTGCAGTTACTTTCTGTTGCTGGAGGTTTCCTTTCGCGCATTGCTTcggatgtgattaagaagaagGTTAAGGAG AACGAAGTTGCTAGAGCAATTGAATTGCGTGAAATTGTTACATCTTTGGGTCCAGCGTACATAAAACTTGGGCAAGCGTTGAGCATTAGACCTGATATACTATCACCTGTAGCAATGACAGAACTGCAGAAACTTTGTGATAAA GTTCCTTCATTTCCAGATGATATAGCTATGGCTCTAATTGAGGAGGAGCTTGGTCAACCATGGCAAAATATCTATTCTGAACTATCAACATCTCCCATTGCTGCTG CTTCTCTTGGACAGGTATATAAGGGCCGCCTAAAGGAAAACGGGGACTTGGTGGCTGTTAAAGTACAAAGACCTTTTGTTCTTGAGACAGTCACAATTGATTTATTCATTATTAGGAAGCTAGGTTTGGCTCTTCGAAAGTTTCCACAG GTCTCAATAGACGTTGTTGGGTTGGTTGATGAGTGGGCTGCTCGATTCTTTGAAGAGCTAGACTATGTGAATGAAGGTGAAAATGGAAATCGTTTTGCTGAAATGATGAGGAAAGACCTACCACAG GTTGTGATACCAAGAACCTACAATAAATATACATCAAGGAGGGTTCTTACTACAGAGTGGATTGACGGAGAGAAGTTGTCACAAAGCACTGAAAGCGATGTTGGAGAGCTAGTTAATGTTGGAGTCATCTGTTATCTAAAGCAG ctGCTTGATACTGGATTTTTTCATGCTGATCCACACCCGGGAAATTTGATCCGCACTCCAGATGGAAAGCTCGCTATACTTGACTTTg GGCTTGTTACAAAATTGACTGATGATCAAAAGTATGGAATGATTGAAGCAATTTCTCATCTCATCCATCGGGATTACCCAGCTATAGTTAAAGACTTTGTTAAACTCGGTTTCATTCCTGATGGCGTCAATTTGGAGCCAATCTTGCCAGTTTTAGCCAAGGTCTTCGATCAGGCCTTAGAAGGTGGAGGAGCAAAGAACATCAATTTTCAAGAGCTTGCATCAGATTTGGCTCAGATTACCTTTGATTATCCATTTAGGATACCCCCATACTTTGCCCTGATAATTAGGGCTATTGGGGTGCTAGAGGGGATTGCCTTAGTAGGAAATTCGGATTTTGCCATTGTTGATGAGGCCTACCCTTATATTGCTCAG AGGCTCCTTACGGATGAATCCCCTCGGCTAAGGAATGCTTTACGTTATACTATATATGGTAAATCTGGAGTTTTTGATGCTGAAAGATTTATTGATGTCATGCAAGCCTTTGAGAATTTTATTACTGCTGCCAAAAGTGGAGGTGGAGAGAGTCTGAATGGGGAAATGGCTGAACTTGGGGTGCTTACTAGTCAATCACAGTTTCTCTTGCCCGGTTTCCAGTCTGCAATTCCTCAATCGCAGCAGCCACTGCAAACAAGGGCTGCTTTGGCCTTTTTGCTGTCTGATAGGGGAAACTTTTTCCGAGAATTTCTTCTGGATGAG ATTGTCAAAGGCATTGATGCACTTACAAGAGAACAACTCGTAAGAATAATATCCCCACTTGGATTTCAGAATGCGGCCCCGGTTTTCAGTATGGTACCTACCATTGGACCCTTTAAGACGACAGCACTTATACCCACCATAACCGAAGAGGATGAAGTCATACTGAATAATGTCCAGAAAGTGGTGGAGTTCTTGACTGCTGGAAGCTCACTATCAAGGACGTCTGGTCAG GTACTCAATGTCCCTCAGATTATCCAAGACCTGCTCCCTGTGTTGCCCGGCATCTCGGCTAAAGTGCTTCCTGAAATTGTTAGCAGATTATCTTCTCGGGTATTAGCACGAGTGATACGTGATTCCTTTTTGTAA